The Gammaproteobacteria bacterium DNA window GCTTGCATAGCGGAATACAGTGTAGAGGCATCTTCCGGCTCAACACCGATAACCTTAGTATTGGGTGAATGTTGTTTTATCCAAGCAGCAACACCGGCAATTAATCCACCTCCTCCAACCGGGATAAATACAGCATCAACCTCATCTTGGAATTGTTCTAGTAATTCTTTACCTATGGTTCCTTGCCCGGCAATCACCTCAATATCATCGTAGGGATGAATAAACACTCTCTTGGTTTGATCCGCTACCTTATACGCATAGCTACAAGCTTCATCATAATTATCGCCTGATAATATAACCTCAGCACCCATAGATTTAACAGAATCCACTTTAATTGCTGGTGTGGTTACTGGCATGATAATTTTCGCGTTAATATTTAATCGTTGCGAAGCAAGTGCAACGCCTTGAGCATGATTACCAGCCGAAGCCGCAATAATTCCAGCCGCTTTTTGGGTATCATCAAGATGACTAATTTTATTATAAGCACCGCGCAGCTTAAATGAGAAAATGCTTTGCTGATCTTCTCGTTTCAGCCAAATATTATTATCCAGCCTTTTCGATAGTGACTTTGCAAAATTCAATGCGGAGATTTCAGCCACATCATAGACAGATGCATTAGAGATCATCTCATTGACCTGAGTTACACTATATTCGGTGATATGATTAGACACCTTTGAATTTTTCACAATTTAATTAAACCTTTACAGTGCAGTATTAATAGTTACCCTTTCAACGAGCATACTTTATGGATATTAATGACAAAAAGAAATTAGCCGCTGAAGCCGCGATTGATTATATACAAATTGGCGACGTAATCGGTGTTGGTACCGGCTCAACTGCAAATTACTTTATCGATGCTTTAGCCAACATTAAAGGAAAAATTGATGGTGCTGTCGCTAGTTCTGAAGCCAGCACCGAACGTCTGAAGTCTCATGGTATCCGTGTCTTAGAGCTAAACGCTACTGGACAACTACCTATCTACGTTGATGGCGCAGATGAAGCAACACATCAACGTTCGTTAATTAAGGGCGGCGGTGGTGCCCATACTCGAGAGAAAATTGTTGCCAATGCTAGTACAAAGTTCGTCTGTATTGCTGATGACACAAAATTAGTCGATACCCTAGGTAAATTTCCGCTGCCTGTGGAAATTATTCCCATGGCGCGTAGTTCAGCCTCTCGAGAATTAGTCAAACTAGGTGGTACTCCTGAACTGCGTGAAGGTTTCACAACAGATAATGGAAATATCATTATTGATGTACACAATTTAGAAATCTTAGAGCCCATCAAAATGGAATTGAATATCAGCGCTATGGCAGGTGTAGTCACCGTTGGTATATTTGCTATTCGCCCCGCTGATATTATATTACTCGGCACAAATAATGGATTAAAAACTATTTAACACTATGGACACTTCATTTAGACAGCGACTACTTGCCAATGAGACATTAATTGGCACGCTGATAGCAACTCCCAGCAACGAAATTGTTGAGTTACTTGCCTCTTTAGAGTTTGATTGGCTTTTTATTGATGCTGAGCATGGGGCATTTGGGCCTGAAACAGTAATTTCATTACTACAAGCAGCAAATGATTGCCCTTGCTTAGTAAGAATTCCAGGACCCGATGAAGCTTGGATCAAAAAAGTTCTAGATGCAGGTGCTGCTGGAATTATTGTGCCGCAAATAAATTCACTAGAAGAAGCCCAAGACGTAGTGAATTACTCAAAGTATCCACCAATAGGCAAAAGAGGCGTTGGTTTGGGTCGTGCACATGGATACGGAAAAGACTTCTCTAGTTATCTAGAATATGCAAATCAGCAAACCGTTATTGTTTTACAGGCTGAAACCGAAGCTGTATTAAATTGTATACAAGATATATCTGCACTCGATGCTGTTGACGCGATCTTAATTGGCCCTTACGACCTTTCTGCTAGTTTAGGGTATATGGGTGATATATCTCATCCTGTAGTACAGAGCGCAATTGGGAGCGTTAAAGAAGCATGTTCTAGTCATAATACCCAATTAGGTATTTTTGGCGTGTGTGCAGACAATGTCATGCCTTATAAAGCCATGGGATTCACACTACTTACCGTAGGTGTAGACACACTGTTTGTGCAATCGGCTGCCACCGCCGAACTTCATGCGCTACGCAATGCTTAGGTACCAAATCTCAAATTTCAGTCTTAAGTGACTGGTACTGCTAAAACTACTTATTAACTTTTGAGTATTTAGTTCCTGCTAAAGATACATCGATCATTAGGCCTTTGTTGCCAAACACAAACGCAACGATTGGATCAGAAATATTGGTGGAATCAATCGAACCACCCGCACCAGCATCAGCGATTGCTATTGAACCATCAACACCAACTTCCCAGCCGGAACTATTTCGAAATTTACGCAATGCCTCATCATCCAAAAACACAATAATGATTGACTTTGTTTGTGCACCAAATTGGAATCCAAATGAAGCGCCTGTCGTTCGATAATAATTGATATTTTTATTTTTAATTCGTAAGGCACCTTCGCCAAATTCACCACCCACGAAAAAGCCTGCTTTGACAATATTTGGAAATACCAGAACACCTTTAGCATTTGCTAAAAACTCACGCCCTTCTTTTACACGCTCATTAAAAATTTCGATGGCAGCATCTACTCTAATATCAATTTCTTCTGCACTAGCAGCGTAAGAAGATGGAATCAGTATTGCACTAAGTAAAATATATATCAGAGTGCTAGCAATAATTTTTTTCATATCATGAATACCTTAATTATTTTATTTAAAGGTGATATCTATTCAAAAAGCCATAGCGATATTGTAATAACAAAATTAAAAACTAGGTATAAAAAAATGGGCTGCAATAGCAGCCCATTTTCAAACCTTATATTCTCAGAAAGATTAACGTTTTGAGAACTGCTCTTTCTTACGTGCTTTGCGCAGGCCAACTTTCTTACGCTCAACTTCTCGCGCGTCACGAGTGAGAAACCCGCCCTGCCTCAAAGAAGGACGTAATTCTTGATCGTATTTTAGCAATGCTCTTGCAATACCAAGCTGTATAGCACCCGCTTGGCCGTTCATTCCACCACCTTTGACTACTATATTTAAGTCAAATTTGCTGTCTAACTCTGTCGCCTGTAGTGGTTGACGGATAATTCTACGTGAAGTTTCACGACCAAAGTATTGCTCATCTGGTCGGGAATTAATCATGATTTCACCCTTACCAGGCTTTAGATAAACGCGTGCTGATGAGCTTTTCCTGCGGCCAGTGCCGTAGTATTGTGTAGTTGTTGCCATTATTATTTTTAACCTAGATTTCTAGCGGCTCGGGCTGTTGAGATTGATGAATATGATCTGGTCCAGCAAATACTTTTAATTTCTTGAACATCGCTCTACCTAATGGATTCTTAGGTAACATCCCCTTTACTGCAGTCTCAATCACACGTTCAGGGTGATTGTTTAACAGATCACTGAAATTTGTCTTTTTCATATTCCCAATATGCCCAGTATGATGGTAATACATCTTATCTTGGGCTTTATTGCCTGAAACCCGAACCTTATCTGCATTGACCACCACAATATAATCACCAGTATCGATATGAGGTGTATATTCTGGCTTATGTTTACCGCGCAATCTGCGCGCAATCTCAGTAGATAGACGACCTAGCGTCTTATCTGAGGCATCAATTAGGAACCACTGGCGGCTCACTTCTGCGGGTTTTGCACTAAACGTTTTCATTTTAAATTCAGGAATATATCAAAGGCGCGCAATAGTACTAGAGACAGCTGATCCAGACAAGCATCCTGCGACCATCTCTAATGTTGTATGCAAAAAAAACGCGGCCTAAGCAATTAGACCGCGTTAAACATACTACCAGGGGTAGATGGAGGAGTAAAAACAAATATACAATAATATTTGAATATGCGTATTTTCTAATATACTTAGCCAATTGTCAACTATATAGCACCACTTAAATTCTATATCTTCAATCTCTCAACTATTTCCCCATTTACTAGATGGTTATCTACAATCTCTTTTAGGTCATCAGTTGACTCATACCGATACCAGACATCATCAGGATAAACGACTGCCACCGGCCCTTCGTCACAACGATCTAAACACCCTGCGGTATTAATTCTCAGCTTACCTTGCCCAGTCAACCCAAGTTGTTTTGCATATGCCTTCACATCTTTGCGTATTTCTAGCGCACCATACTGCTGACAGCAAACACCATCTTCACGGAGATTTGTACAAATAAACAAATGACGTTTGTAATAGCTCATTAGAAGTTTCCAGAAATTTTTGTTTAAAGACTGTTACATGTAATACCGCTATTATAATTATTTAATCATACGCACCTAGAAGATTCTTTAACCATACATATGCCCCCTCCTATAAACCTGACAAAAATTGCTGACCAATGCGTGATGTGTGGCATGTGTTTACCTCACTGCCCAACTTATCAAGTCAGCCAACACGAAGCTGAATCACCCCGTGGACGTATTTCTTTGGTAAAGGCTTTTTCTGAAGGTGAGCTTTGCGCTAGTTCTGCTCTAGCAACGCACTTACAAAGCTGCACAGGATGCATGAAGTGCCAAGATATATGCCCTGCGAATGTGCCGTATCAAGACATCATTGATAATGGTAGACAACTTTATAAGGAAGAGTTGAGTTTTGCTTATAGATTTATACAGAAGTCTTCGATTGCTTTACTCACTCACCAGTGGGGACACAAATTACTTACTTCACTTAGCGTCATCGCAAAACATATTCATGCCATCAATAAGTTTTCCATCCTGTTGAGATTGATCACTAAATCTGACAGTACCAAAAATTCGAAAGCCGCTAAAAAATTCTTGACCATACTGCCTGGTTGTACGGGCTCTTTATTTGATCAACAAACGCTAGTCAGCATCATAAAACTATTAAATCAGCTAGATATACAGACTCACATTCCTGATAAAATTATGTGTTGTGGTGCTCTAGCTCAGCATAGTGGGAATCTACAACAAGCAGACAAACAGATACGTGTTATTAACCACTATATATCTACCAATAATATAAATGAGTTCATCTCTTTTGCTAGCGGTTGCGGGCGTCAATACAATCAAGTTATTACCAATAAACAGCTTGCACATAAAGATATTATTAGCTGGTTGGCTGACTCACATCAGTTCGGTACGGCAGACTTTGAATCGTGTCCTAAACGTGTGCTTGTACACAGACCTTGCACACAAGAAAACATTGAGCAAGAAAATGTCATTAAACTATTAGCGCTGATTCCTGATATAGAATTATTAGAATTTAATGACGGAATATCCTGTTGTGGCGCGGGTGGCATGCAGTTAATAACGCCTGAAGATAGCAACCGTGCATTACTTGACTCAAAAATTAACACTATCAGTACCATGCGTCCTAATGTCATTGTCTCATCAAATATTGGCTGCTCTTTGAGTTTGAAAATTGGTATACAGACAACAGGCTTGGACATTGAGGTTATCCATCCGGTAACATTATTAGCGCAGCAACTTAAGCAAAAATAATTACACATGAATATGCAAAATTTTTCTGATCGTCTAATAGCTGAGTTTGACCGTGGTTTGCGCACATTAACCAAATCATCCAGATCAGCTCAACGCGCAAACCCAGCTGAAACAATAGAAGAAAACGATCTATCAGAGAACGATGCGCAACTAAGCGGACGCTTAATGCGTGTAAATCATGCTGGCGAAATTGCTGCACAGGGCCTATATCATGGTCAGGCATTAACGGCAAAAGACAATATCACATTAACCCAAATGAAAGTGTCTGCCAAAGAAGAAGAAGACCATCTTGCTTGGTGCGAACAGCGTTTAAACGACTTACAAACTCCACGTAGTTTGATTAGTCCTTTGTGGTATATAGGCTCATATACGATAGGCGCAACAGCGGGATTATTTGGTGACCGCTGGAGTTTAGGCTTTGTTGCTGAAACTGAAGATCAGGTTGAAAAGCATCTAGATAATCACTTACAAAAACTGCCTAGCCAAGATAAGAAAAGCCGCGCAATCATTGAAAAAATGAAAGCTGATGAACAACAACACGGACAAGCAGCCAGAGATCTAGGTGGCCACCCTTTACCAGCACCGGTGCAAAAAACCATGCAGTTAGTTTCTAAAGTGATGACAACGGGTGCCTACTGGATTTAAGTATTAATTAGGACTGGTTTAAATTCATACCGTAGAATATCTCAGTCATTTCATTTCTGAGTTTAGTTTCAATTCTTTCCTGCTCATCATTTGAAATATTATCAAGCCCTTCATCAAACAAATAATTCTCCAGCTCGAACTGCCTTAACATCATCTTAGTGTGAAAAATATTTTCCGGGTACACATTGACATCAATCATTTGATATTGCTGACGAGTTTTATGCGACATATATTCTTGAATAGAATTTATTGCATGATCCTTATAAAATTTTTGACCATTCACATCTCGCGTAAAACCTCGAATACGATAATCCATAACCACTATATCTTCTTCGAAGCTATCAATAAGATAGTTCAAGGCCTTCAATGGAGAAATTTTTCCACAGGTTGAAATATCTAAATCCGCTCGAAAGGTACTTATCCCCCCATCTGGATGCGACTCGGGGTATGTGTGAGCAGTTAAGTGGCTCTTATCTAAATGCGCCACCACACTGGGAGCTTCTATAGATGAATTATCCTCATTTGTATCTTGTGTTGAATGAGCATTCTCTTCTGATATAAGCATGGTGACACTTGCACCACTTGGTTCATAATCTTGGGTCGCGACATTTAATATGGTCGCTCCAATAATATTGGCTACTTCTGTAAGCACATCTGTTAGTTTTTGAGCATTGTACGTCTCATCAATGTACTCAATGTATTCATCGCGCTGCTTTGCTGTTTTGGCATAGCAAATGTCATAGAAGTTAAAACTTAAAGTCTTAGTGAGGTTATTGAATCCATACAAAGTCAAATTTGAATCATTACCATCCATCTCAACTGTCACTTTTATTACTTACTGCCTCAACTCT harbors:
- a CDS encoding aldolase/citrate lyase family protein, translated to MDTSFRQRLLANETLIGTLIATPSNEIVELLASLEFDWLFIDAEHGAFGPETVISLLQAANDCPCLVRIPGPDEAWIKKVLDAGAAGIIVPQINSLEEAQDVVNYSKYPPIGKRGVGLGRAHGYGKDFSSYLEYANQQTVIVLQAETEAVLNCIQDISALDAVDAILIGPYDLSASLGYMGDISHPVVQSAIGSVKEACSSHNTQLGIFGVCADNVMPYKAMGFTLLTVGVDTLFVQSAATAELHALRNA
- the rplM gene encoding 50S ribosomal protein L13 translates to MKTFSAKPAEVSRQWFLIDASDKTLGRLSTEIARRLRGKHKPEYTPHIDTGDYIVVVNADKVRVSGNKAQDKMYYHHTGHIGNMKKTNFSDLLNNHPERVIETAVKGMLPKNPLGRAMFKKLKVFAGPDHIHQSQQPEPLEI
- the rpiA gene encoding ribose-5-phosphate isomerase RpiA; amino-acid sequence: MDINDKKKLAAEAAIDYIQIGDVIGVGTGSTANYFIDALANIKGKIDGAVASSEASTERLKSHGIRVLELNATGQLPIYVDGADEATHQRSLIKGGGGAHTREKIVANASTKFVCIADDTKLVDTLGKFPLPVEIIPMARSSASRELVKLGGTPELREGFTTDNGNIIIDVHNLEILEPIKMELNISAMAGVVTVGIFAIRPADIILLGTNNGLKTI
- a CDS encoding lipid-binding SYLF domain-containing protein — protein: MKKIIASTLIYILLSAILIPSSYAASAEEIDIRVDAAIEIFNERVKEGREFLANAKGVLVFPNIVKAGFFVGGEFGEGALRIKNKNINYYRTTGASFGFQFGAQTKSIIIVFLDDEALRKFRNSSGWEVGVDGSIAIADAGAGGSIDSTNISDPIVAFVFGNKGLMIDVSLAGTKYSKVNK
- a CDS encoding (Fe-S)-binding protein — translated: MPPPINLTKIADQCVMCGMCLPHCPTYQVSQHEAESPRGRISLVKAFSEGELCASSALATHLQSCTGCMKCQDICPANVPYQDIIDNGRQLYKEELSFAYRFIQKSSIALLTHQWGHKLLTSLSVIAKHIHAINKFSILLRLITKSDSTKNSKAAKKFLTILPGCTGSLFDQQTLVSIIKLLNQLDIQTHIPDKIMCCGALAQHSGNLQQADKQIRVINHYISTNNINEFISFASGCGRQYNQVITNKQLAHKDIISWLADSHQFGTADFESCPKRVLVHRPCTQENIEQENVIKLLALIPDIELLEFNDGISCCGAGGMQLITPEDSNRALLDSKINTISTMRPNVIVSSNIGCSLSLKIGIQTTGLDIEVIHPVTLLAQQLKQK
- the speD gene encoding adenosylmethionine decarboxylase; the protein is MDGNDSNLTLYGFNNLTKTLSFNFYDICYAKTAKQRDEYIEYIDETYNAQKLTDVLTEVANIIGATILNVATQDYEPSGASVTMLISEENAHSTQDTNEDNSSIEAPSVVAHLDKSHLTAHTYPESHPDGGISTFRADLDISTCGKISPLKALNYLIDSFEEDIVVMDYRIRGFTRDVNGQKFYKDHAINSIQEYMSHKTRQQYQMIDVNVYPENIFHTKMMLRQFELENYLFDEGLDNISNDEQERIETKLRNEMTEIFYGMNLNQS
- the coq7 gene encoding 2-polyprenyl-3-methyl-6-methoxy-1,4-benzoquinone monooxygenase, coding for MNMQNFSDRLIAEFDRGLRTLTKSSRSAQRANPAETIEENDLSENDAQLSGRLMRVNHAGEIAAQGLYHGQALTAKDNITLTQMKVSAKEEEDHLAWCEQRLNDLQTPRSLISPLWYIGSYTIGATAGLFGDRWSLGFVAETEDQVEKHLDNHLQKLPSQDKKSRAIIEKMKADEQQHGQAARDLGGHPLPAPVQKTMQLVSKVMTTGAYWI
- a CDS encoding (2Fe-2S) ferredoxin domain-containing protein, whose protein sequence is MSYYKRHLFICTNLREDGVCCQQYGALEIRKDVKAYAKQLGLTGQGKLRINTAGCLDRCDEGPVAVVYPDDVWYRYESTDDLKEIVDNHLVNGEIVERLKI
- the rpsI gene encoding 30S ribosomal protein S9, encoding MATTTQYYGTGRRKSSSARVYLKPGKGEIMINSRPDEQYFGRETSRRIIRQPLQATELDSKFDLNIVVKGGGMNGQAGAIQLGIARALLKYDQELRPSLRQGGFLTRDAREVERKKVGLRKARKKEQFSKR